The following proteins are co-located in the Maridesulfovibrio sp. genome:
- a CDS encoding TRAP transporter permease — translation MADTNPPKPAVKKDSGGETIAIKRVIEGKTAKLLYATGIICSLFHLWVNTIGIMPEIQRNAVHYSFMLFIGFLQYPMLKKHARETLPIDYFLAILSFATGLYLVFFEDALHMRNEVPIMADLIAAGLAIVLLMEITRRTTGLLIPCLAVVFLAYGLGGGQYLDGLWHFPGVTIQRMLYRMYFAPDGIFGTIATISSTFVFLFVLFASFLIKSGAGEFIIKLAMATMGRTIGGPAKMAVFASGFMGSVSGSAVANTVGTGSITIPMMKKTGFPSVFAGGVEAAASTGGQLMPPIMGAGAFIMSQWTQIPYLTIVGVAFIPAIMYFISVAFFVHLRAKKLGIKPIPEEDIPRIGDVMKEGWNFFIPIGALMVLLMYGFTPTFAACGGIAAIVVSSWLNPKTRMSVRDIMDALASGGQNMVTTGVILLCSGIVVGVVLMVGMGIKFSMLITMIAGNSLLLTIIMVAAASLVLGMGLPVTASYIVLAVLAAPAMQMLGTSLIAAHMLIFWYSQDANVTPPVCLAAYSASGISGSKPLETGFESWKIAKGLYIIPLLFCYTPILFEGPLWQVAETVITATAGLFCFAVFFEGFCTYALNIIQRALYMGAATLLLWPDMRLHAAGAVLLAVMILRERSVFRKQAFETA, via the coding sequence ATGGCCGACACCAATCCCCCAAAGCCGGCAGTTAAGAAAGATTCTGGCGGTGAAACCATTGCTATCAAACGTGTGATAGAGGGCAAAACTGCCAAATTGCTTTATGCCACGGGCATCATATGTTCCCTGTTTCATCTCTGGGTAAACACCATCGGCATCATGCCGGAAATTCAGCGCAACGCTGTTCATTACTCTTTCATGCTCTTCATCGGGTTCCTGCAGTATCCGATGCTAAAAAAACACGCCCGTGAAACCCTGCCAATTGATTATTTTCTGGCAATCCTGTCCTTTGCAACAGGCCTTTATCTTGTTTTTTTTGAAGACGCCCTGCACATGCGCAATGAAGTGCCGATAATGGCCGACCTCATTGCCGCAGGTCTGGCGATTGTTCTTTTGATGGAAATAACCCGCAGGACCACAGGGTTGCTCATTCCATGTCTGGCGGTAGTATTTCTGGCCTACGGACTTGGCGGCGGACAGTATCTGGACGGGCTATGGCATTTTCCGGGCGTAACCATCCAGCGCATGCTGTACCGCATGTACTTTGCGCCGGACGGAATATTCGGAACCATCGCCACCATATCCAGTACCTTTGTATTTCTGTTCGTGCTTTTTGCCTCGTTCCTGATCAAATCCGGAGCAGGAGAATTCATCATCAAGCTGGCAATGGCCACCATGGGACGCACAATCGGCGGCCCTGCAAAAATGGCTGTTTTCGCTTCCGGCTTCATGGGCTCTGTTTCCGGCAGCGCTGTTGCAAATACCGTTGGCACTGGTTCCATCACCATCCCCATGATGAAAAAAACCGGATTCCCCAGCGTGTTTGCCGGAGGAGTTGAAGCCGCCGCCTCCACAGGCGGACAGCTCATGCCTCCCATCATGGGTGCGGGCGCGTTTATCATGAGCCAGTGGACTCAGATTCCATACCTGACTATTGTCGGCGTGGCCTTCATTCCGGCGATCATGTATTTTATCAGTGTGGCTTTCTTTGTCCATCTACGGGCCAAAAAGCTGGGCATCAAACCTATTCCTGAAGAAGACATCCCGCGTATCGGCGATGTTATGAAAGAAGGCTGGAACTTCTTCATACCTATCGGCGCGCTCATGGTTCTGCTCATGTACGGATTCACCCCGACCTTTGCTGCCTGCGGCGGTATTGCTGCCATTGTTGTTTCCAGCTGGCTTAACCCCAAGACCCGCATGTCCGTTCGAGACATCATGGATGCACTTGCTTCCGGCGGACAGAACATGGTCACTACAGGTGTTATCCTGCTCTGCTCCGGTATTGTGGTCGGCGTGGTGCTCATGGTCGGCATGGGCATTAAATTCTCCATGCTCATCACCATGATCGCCGGCAACAGCCTGCTCCTAACAATCATCATGGTTGCGGCTGCATCCCTCGTATTAGGTATGGGGCTGCCCGTAACCGCCTCCTATATCGTCCTGGCTGTCCTTGCTGCCCCGGCCATGCAAATGCTCGGCACAAGCCTTATAGCAGCCCATATGCTTATCTTCTGGTACTCTCAGGATGCCAACGTGACCCCGCCGGTCTGCCTTGCGGCTTACAGCGCCTCAGGCATCTCCGGCTCCAAGCCGCTGGAAACGGGATTTGAATCATGGAAAATCGCCAAGGGACTGTATATAATCCCCCTGCTGTTCTGTTACACCCCGATCCTTTTCGAGGGACCGCTCTGGCAGGTTGCCGAGACCGTCATTACCGCCACTGCAGGCCTATTCTGCTTTGCGGTATTCTTTGAAGGATTTTGCACCTATGCACTCAATATCATCCAGCGGGCCTTATATATGGGAGCCGCAACGCTGCTGCTCTGGCCTGACATGCGGCTGCATGCTGCAGGCGCGGTCTTATTGGCTGTGATGATACTGCGTGAGCGGTCAGTCTTCAGAAAGCAGGCTTTTGAAACCGCTTGA
- a CDS encoding STAS/SEC14 domain-containing protein — protein sequence MITIMKESSGPMLAVTATGKVTGNDYTEVWIPALQKTIMEHGKCRALLYMDENFKGWDLKAMWEDTKFGFAHRNDFERLAVVGGPAWVEWGTKVAGAMVSGEVKTYPAGELEAALKWMAE from the coding sequence ATGATCACCATCATGAAAGAAAGCAGCGGCCCCATGCTGGCGGTAACGGCCACAGGCAAAGTTACAGGCAATGATTATACTGAAGTCTGGATTCCCGCCCTGCAAAAAACAATTATGGAGCACGGCAAATGCAGGGCCCTGCTTTATATGGATGAAAATTTCAAGGGCTGGGACTTGAAGGCCATGTGGGAAGACACCAAATTCGGTTTTGCCCACCGCAATGACTTTGAAAGGCTGGCTGTTGTAGGCGGTCCCGCGTGGGTTGAATGGGGTACCAAAGTTGCCGGGGCAATGGTTAGCGGAGAAGTGAAAACCTATCCAGCAGGAGAACTGGAAGCAGCATTAAAATGGATGGCTGAATAA
- the rpmB gene encoding 50S ribosomal protein L28 has translation MSQVCDICGKGPQTGNNVSHAHNKTKRRFMPNLQKVRTQLPSGEVKSIKACTRCIRSGAVVKPVAKKTVS, from the coding sequence ATGTCCCAGGTATGCGATATATGCGGTAAAGGTCCTCAGACTGGCAACAATGTTTCTCATGCTCACAACAAGACTAAGAGACGTTTCATGCCTAACCTGCAGAAAGTCCGCACTCAGCTTCCCAGCGGTGAAGTAAAAAGCATTAAAGCTTGTACCCGCTGCATCCGCTCCGGCGCTGTTGTTAAGCCCGTAGCTAAGAAAACAGTAAGCTAA
- a CDS encoding DUF177 domain-containing protein: MSELWITLNDIPEEGQNFVFEDQNFWSAAWKQYKVDVKPGDALVSEVYVLPQDKGCLVRGGTKGSVTIACDRCTADYKHNISTEFEEYEQVAEDGDDEESPVVKTKEGLKIDIGALLWEHFVIALPIKPLCKEECKGLCAKCGADLNMGGCECEREEGDPRLAVFRNLKIKN; the protein is encoded by the coding sequence ATGTCTGAACTCTGGATTACATTAAACGACATCCCCGAAGAGGGACAAAATTTTGTTTTCGAGGACCAGAATTTCTGGTCTGCAGCTTGGAAACAGTACAAAGTAGACGTCAAACCCGGCGATGCGCTGGTGTCTGAGGTCTATGTCCTTCCTCAGGATAAAGGATGCCTTGTCAGAGGTGGAACCAAAGGTTCCGTGACAATAGCATGCGACAGATGCACGGCAGACTACAAGCACAATATTTCTACCGAATTCGAGGAATATGAGCAGGTCGCTGAAGATGGGGATGATGAAGAATCACCCGTCGTAAAGACCAAAGAAGGACTCAAAATCGATATCGGTGCCCTCCTCTGGGAGCATTTTGTAATTGCACTTCCGATTAAGCCCCTTTGCAAAGAAGAATGCAAGGGACTTTGCGCCAAGTGCGGAGCCGACCTTAATATGGGCGGCTGCGAATGCGAACGGGAAGAGGGCGATCCAAGGCTTGCGGTTTTCCGCAATCTTAAGATAAAGAACTAA
- the rpmF gene encoding 50S ribosomal protein L32: protein MAQPKKKTSKSRRNMRRSHDHVATPNVVYCECGEPIIPHRACSSCGSYKGRQVINSEDA, encoded by the coding sequence ATGGCACAGCCGAAAAAGAAAACTTCCAAATCCCGCAGAAACATGCGTCGTTCCCACGACCACGTAGCAACCCCCAACGTAGTATACTGCGAGTGCGGTGAACCCATCATCCCTCACAGAGCTTGCTCTTCTTGCGGTTCCTACAAAGGTCGTCAGGTAATCAATTCCGAAGATGCCTAG
- the plsX gene encoding phosphate acyltransferase PlsX, whose protein sequence is MPSIIPRIAVDAMGGDYGLSVIVPAAVNAAKTGLPITLVGDEHMIRSELEKLDTGSCVIDIVHASQVVTMEDKPADAMRKKKDSSIQVACRLVKEGKADGVVSAGNSGATVACGMFTIGRIKGVLRPGMAGILPTEKKPMVLLDVGANVDSKPEHLFQFGLMADVLARDVLGYENPRIGLLTIGEEEGKGNTLVKTTYDMLKNSSLNFMGNIEGRDIFTGDVDIAVCDGFVGNVALKLAEGLAHSFGSLLKGELKRDIVSKLGAMLAMKAFKRFSRLLDKSEYGGAPVLGLKGIVLVCHGKADSRAVEKAIEMAATFVKNDAVAHLKEGLAAHKEITAPEF, encoded by the coding sequence ATGCCTAGCATAATACCCCGCATTGCCGTAGACGCCATGGGTGGCGACTACGGTCTTTCGGTTATAGTTCCCGCCGCGGTAAATGCCGCTAAAACGGGACTTCCGATTACGCTGGTAGGTGATGAGCACATGATCCGGTCCGAGCTTGAAAAGCTTGATACCGGATCATGTGTTATTGATATTGTCCACGCTTCTCAGGTTGTCACAATGGAAGACAAACCTGCCGACGCAATGCGCAAGAAGAAGGACTCGTCAATTCAGGTCGCTTGCAGACTGGTCAAGGAGGGCAAGGCCGACGGTGTCGTCAGTGCCGGTAACTCCGGAGCTACAGTCGCCTGCGGCATGTTCACTATCGGCCGGATCAAGGGAGTCCTGCGTCCGGGTATGGCCGGAATTCTGCCCACTGAAAAGAAACCCATGGTCCTGCTTGATGTAGGAGCCAATGTGGATTCCAAACCGGAACACCTTTTCCAGTTCGGCCTCATGGCCGATGTTCTGGCCCGTGACGTGCTGGGTTACGAAAACCCGCGCATCGGTCTTTTGACCATCGGTGAAGAGGAAGGCAAAGGCAACACACTGGTAAAGACCACCTACGATATGCTCAAGAATTCATCCTTGAATTTCATGGGTAATATTGAAGGACGTGATATCTTTACCGGCGATGTAGATATTGCCGTTTGTGACGGTTTCGTGGGCAACGTGGCACTCAAGCTGGCTGAAGGGCTGGCCCACAGTTTCGGCAGCCTGCTGAAAGGCGAACTCAAGCGCGACATCGTTTCCAAGCTGGGAGCAATGCTCGCAATGAAAGCTTTTAAAAGATTCAGTAGACTGTTAGACAAGTCTGAGTACGGCGGAGCTCCGGTCCTCGGACTGAAAGGAATTGTCCTTGTCTGCCATGGTAAAGCCGATTCCCGGGCAGTGGAAAAAGCCATTGAAATGGCTGCTACCTTTGTCAAAAACGATGCTGTCGCCCACCTGAAAGAAGGGTTGGCCGCGCATAAGGAAATCACCGCACCTGAATTCTAG
- a CDS encoding beta-ketoacyl-ACP synthase III, whose protein sequence is MSTFSHIRGLGFHVPERLYTNSDLEKFVDTNDEWITTRTGIKQRHVVEDETCLDLAYEASVKALKAAGMEAEELTHIIIATFTGDMPVPTTSCLLMERLGIKNRAAMDLSAACSGFVYAVEVARALINLDPSSKILVCGSEVLTSRVNWEDRSTCVLFGDGAGAVIMTAGTDGEPGRVIDTLIRADGGPGMNLTIKGAGSAYPYKKGDTVGVEHFVEMQGREIYKHAVRSMTSISNEILERQGLTIKDVDVLLPHQANMRIIEAVGKKLGIEREKVFANVDKFGNTSAASIPIALADAKESGFIKDGDLVLLATFGGGLTWGSSLVRF, encoded by the coding sequence ATGAGTACTTTCTCACATATCAGGGGCCTTGGTTTCCATGTCCCTGAGCGGCTATACACTAACAGTGATCTTGAGAAATTCGTTGATACCAACGATGAATGGATAACCACCCGCACCGGAATCAAACAGCGCCATGTTGTTGAAGACGAAACATGTCTGGATCTGGCTTATGAGGCATCTGTAAAAGCCCTCAAAGCCGCAGGCATGGAAGCGGAAGAACTCACCCACATAATCATCGCCACCTTCACCGGCGATATGCCTGTTCCCACCACATCCTGCCTGCTCATGGAGCGGCTGGGTATCAAAAACAGGGCAGCCATGGACCTTTCTGCGGCCTGCTCCGGCTTTGTATACGCTGTTGAGGTGGCCCGGGCACTCATCAATCTCGATCCCTCTTCAAAAATTCTGGTTTGCGGTTCTGAAGTTCTCACCAGCCGGGTCAACTGGGAAGACCGTTCCACCTGCGTTCTCTTCGGAGACGGAGCAGGCGCGGTGATAATGACTGCCGGCACTGACGGAGAACCCGGAAGAGTAATCGACACATTAATCCGCGCCGATGGCGGTCCTGGCATGAACCTGACCATTAAAGGTGCAGGCTCCGCCTACCCCTACAAAAAAGGGGATACGGTAGGTGTTGAACACTTCGTAGAAATGCAGGGACGTGAAATTTACAAACACGCGGTCCGCTCCATGACCTCCATCTCCAATGAAATACTTGAGAGACAGGGATTGACCATTAAGGATGTTGACGTACTGCTCCCCCATCAGGCCAACATGCGCATCATTGAGGCCGTGGGCAAGAAGCTGGGTATTGAACGCGAAAAGGTTTTTGCAAATGTGGATAAATTCGGCAACACCTCTGCCGCATCAATCCCCATCGCACTTGCCGACGCAAAGGAATCCGGCTTTATCAAGGATGGGGATCTGGTCCTTCTGGCCACCTTTGGCGGCGGCCTGACCTGGGGATCTTCTTTGGTCCGATTCTAA
- the fabG gene encoding 3-oxoacyl-[acyl-carrier-protein] reductase, with product MSELPSTALVTGGSRGIGEACAKRLAKDGFEVIITYVSRPEGAEKVCAEIEAAGGKARSFKLDSSDREAVTTFFKEEIKGKVKLDVLVNNAGITRDGLLVRMKDEDWDKVLDINLTGAFTCLRESAKIMMKQRYGRIINISSVVGQAGNAGQANYVSAKAGLIGLTKASAIELAPRGVTVNAVTPGFIQTDMTAELPEKVMAQMMDNIPLKKLGTSDDIANAVSFLAKDESGYITGQTLAVNGGMYM from the coding sequence ATGAGTGAACTGCCAAGCACCGCCCTTGTAACGGGTGGTTCCAGAGGAATCGGAGAAGCCTGCGCCAAGAGGCTCGCCAAAGACGGCTTTGAAGTGATTATCACCTACGTAAGCCGCCCCGAAGGAGCCGAAAAAGTCTGCGCTGAAATTGAAGCTGCAGGCGGCAAGGCCCGCTCATTCAAGCTTGATTCTTCTGACCGTGAAGCTGTAACTACCTTTTTCAAGGAAGAGATCAAGGGCAAGGTAAAGCTGGATGTTCTGGTAAACAACGCCGGAATCACCCGTGACGGCCTTCTGGTCCGTATGAAGGATGAAGACTGGGACAAAGTTCTGGACATCAACCTGACCGGAGCCTTCACCTGCCTGCGCGAATCCGCAAAGATCATGATGAAGCAGCGTTACGGAAGGATCATCAACATTTCCTCTGTAGTTGGACAGGCCGGTAATGCCGGACAGGCCAACTACGTATCGGCCAAAGCCGGCCTCATCGGGCTGACCAAGGCCAGCGCCATTGAACTTGCTCCGCGCGGTGTCACTGTGAATGCCGTTACACCGGGATTCATTCAGACCGACATGACCGCAGAACTGCCTGAAAAAGTCATGGCGCAGATGATGGATAACATACCGCTGAAAAAACTCGGCACATCCGATGATATAGCAAACGCGGTTTCTTTCCTTGCCAAGGACGAATCCGGTTATATCACAGGCCAGACTCTCGCTGTTAACGGCGGGATGTACATGTAA
- the acpP gene encoding acyl carrier protein, whose translation MSAAEKVKAIIVDQLGVSEDEIKPEASFVEDLGADSLDLTELIMAMEEEFDVEIEDEEAQKILKVKDAIAFVESKQ comes from the coding sequence ATGTCCGCAGCTGAAAAAGTAAAAGCAATTATCGTAGACCAGCTTGGCGTATCCGAAGACGAAATTAAACCCGAAGCTTCTTTTGTTGAAGACCTCGGTGCTGACTCTCTCGACCTGACCGAACTCATCATGGCTATGGAAGAAGAGTTCGACGTTGAGATCGAAGACGAAGAAGCTCAGAAGATCCTCAAAGTCAAGGATGCTATCGCATTCGTCGAAAGCAAGCAGTAG